One window of the Thermasporomyces composti genome contains the following:
- a CDS encoding glycoside hydrolase family 20 zincin-like fold domain-containing protein yields MNDPVQTPGTTELSLLPRPRSVERDPGQCTLTPAGGSGASSTVRRRIVIEAPVAADLVPTARRLRDALRTYADVDWEISATSAGPDHEIGAVLRVTPTSALPEQGYELSITPERLVIEAGTPQGVFYGVCTLIQVVEQTAPDLPCLRISDWPDHKARGVMLDVSRDRVPTMETVRDLVDMLAGWKINQIQLYTEHTFAYRNHPRVWAEASPFTGEEILELDAFCRERFIELVPNQNCFGHMHRWLEHPEYAHLAEVSDGFTTPWGERRGPFSLAPTDPGSLELVRGLLDELLPHFSSRQVNVGCDETFDLGQGRSKQLCEERGTGRVYLDFLLQIYREVSARGRRMQFWGDIIEQHPELIPELPKDVVALGWGYEADHPFATLCERYAAAGVEFYTCPGTSSWCSIAGRTANALGNLLNAAENGLRHGATGYLITDWGDRGHWQVLPVSYLGFAAGAAYAWALEANRSIDVAEVTSRHAFQDPTGALGKVAYDLGNVYRVVGVEPHNSSVLFWLLQWTMDQLTKNAPAYGPKVGEISPDALRATLDAIDEAMTPLASARSRAADSELVAAEFQHTARMLRHACRRGLLALGAEADPSAARRALRDDLEEIIAEFRRLWLARSRIGGLRDSVARLEKLRPEYAD; encoded by the coding sequence ATGAACGACCCCGTGCAGACACCTGGGACGACTGAGCTGTCGCTGCTGCCCCGCCCGCGGAGCGTCGAACGCGATCCGGGCCAGTGCACCCTGACCCCGGCGGGTGGGTCCGGGGCGAGCTCGACGGTGCGACGTCGGATCGTCATCGAGGCGCCGGTCGCGGCCGACCTGGTGCCCACCGCTCGCCGTCTGCGTGACGCGCTGCGGACGTACGCGGATGTGGACTGGGAGATCTCGGCCACCAGCGCCGGACCGGACCACGAGATCGGGGCCGTCCTACGGGTCACGCCCACGAGCGCGCTGCCGGAGCAGGGCTACGAGCTGTCCATCACACCGGAACGCCTCGTCATCGAGGCTGGGACACCGCAGGGCGTCTTCTACGGTGTCTGCACGCTCATCCAGGTCGTCGAGCAGACCGCACCCGACCTGCCGTGCCTGCGCATCTCGGACTGGCCCGACCACAAGGCTCGCGGTGTCATGCTGGACGTCAGCCGGGACCGGGTGCCGACGATGGAGACGGTCCGCGACCTCGTCGACATGCTCGCCGGCTGGAAGATCAACCAGATTCAGCTCTACACCGAGCACACCTTCGCCTACCGCAACCATCCTCGGGTGTGGGCCGAGGCGTCGCCGTTCACTGGCGAGGAGATCCTCGAGCTCGACGCGTTCTGCCGGGAACGCTTCATCGAGCTCGTCCCGAACCAGAACTGCTTCGGGCACATGCACCGCTGGCTGGAGCACCCCGAGTACGCGCACCTGGCGGAGGTGAGCGACGGGTTCACCACGCCGTGGGGCGAACGGCGCGGCCCGTTCAGCCTGGCGCCCACCGACCCGGGCAGCCTCGAGCTGGTTCGCGGCCTGCTCGACGAGCTGCTCCCACACTTCTCCAGCCGGCAGGTCAACGTCGGATGCGACGAGACCTTCGACCTCGGCCAAGGGCGCAGCAAGCAGCTCTGTGAGGAGCGGGGTACTGGTCGGGTCTACCTCGACTTCCTCCTGCAGATTTATCGGGAGGTCTCCGCGCGCGGTAGGCGGATGCAGTTCTGGGGCGACATCATCGAGCAGCACCCGGAGCTGATCCCCGAGCTGCCGAAGGACGTCGTGGCACTCGGCTGGGGCTACGAGGCCGACCATCCGTTCGCCACGCTCTGCGAGCGGTACGCGGCAGCCGGCGTCGAGTTCTACACCTGCCCCGGCACGTCGTCGTGGTGCAGCATCGCCGGCCGGACCGCCAACGCGCTGGGCAACCTGCTCAACGCGGCGGAGAACGGCTTGCGCCACGGCGCCACCGGCTACCTCATCACCGACTGGGGCGACCGCGGGCACTGGCAGGTTCTCCCGGTCAGCTACCTCGGATTTGCTGCTGGCGCGGCGTACGCGTGGGCGTTGGAAGCGAACCGGAGCATCGACGTCGCGGAGGTGACGAGCCGGCACGCCTTCCAGGACCCGACCGGCGCGTTGGGGAAGGTGGCGTACGACCTGGGCAACGTCTACCGCGTCGTGGGAGTCGAGCCGCACAACTCGTCGGTGCTGTTCTGGCTCCTGCAGTGGACGATGGACCAGCTCACCAAGAACGCCCCGGCGTACGGCCCCAAGGTGGGCGAGATCTCGCCCGATGCCCTGCGCGCCACGCTGGACGCCATCGACGAGGCGATGACCCCGCTGGCCTCCGCGCGATCGCGTGCGGCGGACAGCGAGCTCGTGGCGGCGGAGTTCCAGCACACGGCCCGGATGCTGCGACACGCCTGCCGGCGAGGGCTGCTGGCGTTGGGCGCCGAGGCCGACCCGAGTGCGGCACGCCGGGCGCTCCGCGACGACCTGGAGGAGATCATCGCGGAGTTCCGCCGTCTGTGGCTGGCGCGCAGCCGGATCGGTGGCCTCCGCGACAGCGTGGCGCGGCTGGAGAAGCTGCGTCCCGAGTACGCCGACTGA
- a CDS encoding 4-hydroxy-3-methylbut-2-enyl diphosphate reductase, with product MRGMTSTERRVLLAAPRGYCAGVDRAVITVEKALELYGPPIYVRKQIVHNQHVVKSLEQRGAIFVEELDQVPEGATVVFSAHGVSPAVRQQAAERSLKTIDATCPLVTKVHHEARRFASEGMDILLIGHAGHEEVEGTSGEAPSAIQLVESPDDADKVEVRDPGKVAWLSQTTLSVDETMETVQRLRRRFPLLVDPPSDDICYATQNRQQAVKEVAREADLTIVVGSANSSNSVRLVEVALDAGSKAAYRVDDASEIDEAWLEGVNVVAVTSGASVPDELVEGVLEFLRQRGFPPHEEVRTASESLTFALPPELRKDLRVAHSR from the coding sequence ATGAGGGGCATGACGTCGACGGAGCGCCGTGTCCTGCTCGCCGCCCCCCGTGGCTACTGTGCCGGAGTCGACCGGGCGGTGATCACCGTCGAGAAGGCTCTCGAGCTCTACGGCCCTCCGATCTACGTCCGCAAGCAGATCGTGCACAACCAGCACGTGGTCAAGTCGCTGGAACAGCGTGGCGCGATCTTCGTCGAGGAGCTCGACCAGGTACCCGAAGGTGCGACCGTCGTGTTCTCCGCACACGGCGTGTCACCTGCGGTGCGTCAGCAGGCGGCGGAGCGGTCCCTGAAGACGATCGACGCCACCTGCCCGCTCGTGACGAAGGTCCACCACGAGGCGCGTCGGTTCGCCAGCGAGGGCATGGACATCCTCCTCATCGGTCACGCCGGACACGAAGAGGTCGAGGGAACCTCGGGGGAGGCACCGTCCGCCATCCAGCTGGTCGAGAGCCCGGACGACGCGGACAAGGTGGAGGTCCGCGACCCCGGCAAGGTGGCCTGGCTCTCCCAGACCACGCTGTCGGTGGACGAGACGATGGAGACAGTCCAGCGCCTCCGCCGACGCTTCCCTCTGTTGGTCGACCCGCCGAGCGATGACATCTGCTACGCAACCCAGAACCGCCAGCAGGCCGTCAAGGAGGTCGCCCGTGAGGCCGACCTGACGATCGTCGTGGGGTCGGCCAACTCCTCGAACTCCGTTCGGCTGGTCGAGGTCGCCCTGGACGCCGGCTCGAAAGCCGCGTACCGCGTCGATGACGCGTCCGAGATTGACGAGGCCTGGCTCGAAGGGGTCAACGTCGTCGCCGTCACGAGCGGCGCTTCGGTGCCTGACGAGCTCGTCGAGGGCGTCCTCGAGTTCCTCCGGCAGCGCGGTTTCCCGCCGCACGAAGAAGTGCGGACAGCCAGCGAGAGCTTGACCTTCGCCTTGCCGCCCGAGCTGCGGAAGGACCTGCGGGTGGCTCATTCCCGTTGA